One Euphorbia lathyris chromosome 1, ddEupLath1.1, whole genome shotgun sequence DNA segment encodes these proteins:
- the LOC136208530 gene encoding F-box protein At5g39250, with amino-acid sequence MSYHEVLKAVFPLLDGVDLASSMGVCRQWRDTAKDDYFWKCLCSKRWPSVCKRPNPPTVTYYKLYQTFYKRQRHQTLPPPRLSFDDLEFFIDIWNEEKLIFSEVVAGPVLLTGIKAPPPGICEILRFHLEGPDYKMTLPVEPSVKISSSQNLSVSVLVGRKDSHKVARIINRSTFDYIDRSSYRAMAFEYLDFSPAHPFVPGIRAWISLLFMEDGDEGVIDVFGIEMDFRDAANSRDEVLWLLDMLDWK; translated from the coding sequence ATGTCATATCATGAAGTATTGAAGGCTGTGTTTCCTTTGTTGGATGGCGTAGACCTTGCTTCTTCTATGGGGGTATGTAGACAGTGGAGAGATACTGCAAAAGATGATTACTTTTGGAAATGTTTGTGTTCCAAGAGATGGCCTTCAGTTTGCAAAAGGCCTAACCCTCCAACTGTAACCTACTACAAACTATATCAAACGTTTTATAAACGACAGCGCCATCAAACTCTGCCTCCCCCAAGACTTTCTTTTGATGATCTGGAATTTTTCATCGATATTTGGAATGAAGAAAAGTTGATCTTCTCAGAAGTGGTCGCAGGCCCTGTTTTGCTGACTGGAATCAAAGCCCCGCCCCCTGGAATTTGTGAAATTCTCAGATTTCACCTTGAGGGTCCTGATTATAAGATGACTCTGCCTGTTGAACCAAGTGTCAAAATTTCTTCAAGCCAAAATCTGAGTGTTTCAGTGCTTGTGGGCCGCAAAGACTCCCACAAGGTCGCACGCATAATCAATAGATCAACGTTCGATTATATCGATCGCTCATCCTATAGGGCTATGGCATTTGAATACCTTGATTTCTCACCTGCACACCCATTTGTTCCTGGTATCAGGGCATGGATTTCCTTGCTTTTCATGGAAGATGGAGATGAGGGTGTTATTGATGTCTTTGGGATTGAAATGGATTTCCGTGATGCTGCAAACTCTAGGGACGAGGTTTTATGGCTATTAGACATGCTTGATTGGAAGTGA